In one Leptospira mtsangambouensis genomic region, the following are encoded:
- a CDS encoding rhodanese-like domain-containing protein, which produces MKSFLIFGAIIGFLFVFVKRIQSKGEKDMVKQWIQNGAVVVDVRTQSEFAEGHYSGAMNIPVDVLPSQINRLKDKEAKIIVYCRSGARSERAKQILQANGYASVLNAGGLSDMP; this is translated from the coding sequence ATGAAATCTTTCCTGATTTTCGGAGCCATTATTGGGTTCCTCTTTGTTTTTGTAAAACGCATCCAATCCAAAGGAGAAAAAGATATGGTAAAACAATGGATTCAAAATGGGGCAGTTGTTGTTGATGTGCGGACCCAGTCAGAATTTGCGGAAGGTCATTATTCCGGTGCGATGAATATTCCTGTGGATGTCCTTCCGTCTCAAATCAATCGATTGAAAGACAAAGAGGCAAAAATTATTGTTTATTGTCGATCTGGTGCCAGGAGCGAAAGAGCCAAACAAATTTTACAAGCCAATGGTTATGCATCTGTTTTGAATGCAGGTGGACTTTCGGATATGCCATAA
- a CDS encoding diguanylate cyclase has protein sequence MLKPNATDRPGQRIEDTIMAILEGNPNHEEYLFQKIKELPTYHLEDSQIYSAIFKVLTSLEISENESEFIWSEIVHNQTKLNQCMGRQVGFRVALFDYFTNINPKIKNPKTIEMKLFADTEKLILVDELTRLYNRRHFETALIREFKQSTRYNQNLTLLIMDIDDFKKINDTYGHTTGDEILTKVAKQITSCLRMEDTACRIGGEEFAVIFPQTNEEQALIASEKLLEACRTIQLSGKSVTLSGGIVSYPEKVKTCEEMYDLADRALYTAKYSGKNQIVAYSNEKRSSLRFDANLELLFILPDKTLKTISKNISVTGIAFDTEDDITLNESFDVKLRESDTNQEINAKIKVVRKEEFGFHKYHMGAEFLELSVEDQSKLSDLYTLHRYKSKIPTGVVS, from the coding sequence ATGTTAAAACCCAATGCAACAGACCGCCCTGGTCAAAGAATCGAAGATACTATCATGGCAATTTTGGAGGGAAATCCAAATCATGAGGAATATCTATTCCAAAAAATCAAAGAACTTCCTACATACCATTTAGAAGATTCACAAATTTATTCTGCGATCTTCAAAGTCCTCACTTCACTTGAAATTTCAGAAAATGAATCCGAATTCATTTGGTCAGAAATCGTCCACAACCAAACCAAACTCAATCAATGTATGGGCCGCCAAGTGGGCTTTCGCGTTGCTTTATTTGATTATTTTACCAACATCAATCCAAAAATCAAAAATCCAAAAACCATAGAGATGAAACTCTTTGCTGATACCGAAAAACTGATATTAGTTGATGAACTCACTCGATTATACAACCGTAGGCATTTCGAAACTGCACTCATTCGAGAATTCAAACAATCCACAAGATACAACCAAAACCTAACTCTTCTTATTATGGACATTGATGATTTCAAAAAAATCAATGATACCTACGGTCATACCACAGGTGATGAGATTTTAACAAAGGTTGCAAAACAAATAACATCTTGTTTACGAATGGAAGACACAGCTTGTCGCATTGGCGGTGAAGAGTTTGCAGTGATTTTTCCACAAACAAATGAAGAACAAGCGCTCATTGCATCAGAAAAACTTTTGGAAGCTTGTCGCACCATCCAACTTAGCGGTAAGTCTGTGACACTTAGCGGGGGGATTGTATCTTATCCTGAAAAAGTCAAAACTTGCGAAGAGATGTATGACTTAGCAGACCGTGCCTTGTATACAGCCAAATATTCCGGCAAAAATCAAATTGTTGCATATTCCAATGAAAAAAGAAGTAGTTTGCGTTTTGATGCCAACCTAGAGCTTCTTTTCATTCTACCAGATAAAACTCTCAAAACCATTTCTAAAAATATTTCTGTGACAGGGATTGCCTTTGATACGGAAGATGATATCACACTGAACGAATCCTTCGATGTCAAACTTCGTGAATCAGATACAAATCAAGAAATCAATGCGAAGATCAAAGTAGTCAGAAAAGAAGAATTTGGATTTCATAAATACCATATGGGTGCTGAATTTTTGGAACTCTCAGTCGAAGACCAATCCAAACTTTCCGACTTGTATACGTTACACCGATACAAATCAAAGATTCCTACCGGTGTCGTTTCATAA
- a CDS encoding methyl-accepting chemotaxis protein has translation MSAETNEISLFERTLFRKGVSLIVYTKYGLSAVFLLGVAANFATKSFIPNFIGSLIFLLNGIVPGHYLRKDKEISKSWAFTIIFIDLLILVSFFYLDIYNNYTKGDASNTINAGIFYIIFVFIAIYSSFLFESKLVVVVGIISTFLYLGGIYLSAKLGAALVGKPSPDMLRSNHVIVATEVQKVIFFFGVIFSLRFVVALIREMQTDLKTKLKETLEKQNFISNKSIQLEQSANTLATSVDTLQSMSDELHNQSQNQAASVEEISASVEELSSSAISSANLVEDQVTRVKIVDQNFLSLQNISENVKNKTTQIAKDVSLSADFSKKVKSSSEELNSIYSELNQAFSKVEEINQMMSEIADQTNLLALNASIEAARAGEHGRGFAVVAQEVAKLAERSQSNAGTIAKIVKDAGIKINEGTRYSKEVKTQVESQNQELLRIESEILSLEGHVTDQQNLNSQLRLTFSELHVLSEQIGVIAQEQMSGSKEISHAVTVIDETTQKLADSVQLLYEEINAIHTQSKQLTSN, from the coding sequence ATGTCCGCAGAAACAAACGAAATCAGTCTATTTGAAAGGACTCTCTTTCGGAAAGGGGTTTCACTCATTGTGTACACAAAGTACGGATTGAGTGCAGTGTTTCTATTAGGAGTTGCTGCCAACTTTGCCACGAAAAGTTTTATACCAAATTTTATCGGCTCTCTCATCTTTTTACTCAATGGAATTGTTCCGGGACATTATTTACGAAAAGATAAAGAAATTTCAAAATCATGGGCATTTACCATTATCTTCATTGACCTACTCATTTTGGTTAGTTTCTTCTACTTAGACATCTATAATAATTATACAAAAGGTGATGCAAGTAATACAATCAACGCAGGAATCTTTTACATTATTTTTGTGTTTATCGCTATTTATTCCAGTTTTCTTTTCGAATCTAAACTTGTTGTTGTGGTGGGGATCATTTCCACCTTTCTTTACTTAGGTGGAATTTATTTATCAGCAAAACTTGGTGCGGCCCTTGTCGGTAAACCTAGCCCTGATATGTTAAGATCAAACCATGTCATCGTTGCAACAGAAGTTCAAAAAGTTATTTTTTTCTTTGGAGTGATTTTCAGTTTACGGTTCGTGGTAGCACTAATTCGGGAGATGCAAACTGACCTAAAAACAAAACTCAAAGAAACTTTAGAAAAACAAAACTTTATTTCAAACAAATCCATTCAATTGGAACAGTCTGCCAATACTCTTGCTACTTCCGTAGATACATTACAATCCATGTCGGATGAATTACACAACCAATCTCAAAACCAAGCAGCTTCTGTGGAGGAAATTTCTGCTTCCGTAGAAGAACTTTCTTCTTCGGCAATTAGCTCGGCAAATCTTGTGGAAGACCAAGTGACTCGTGTAAAAATTGTAGATCAAAACTTTTTATCTCTACAAAATATTAGTGAAAACGTAAAAAACAAAACCACTCAAATTGCAAAGGATGTAAGCCTCTCTGCTGATTTTAGCAAAAAAGTAAAATCCTCCTCTGAAGAACTCAATAGTATTTACTCAGAACTCAACCAAGCCTTTTCAAAAGTGGAAGAAATCAACCAAATGATGTCGGAAATTGCAGATCAAACCAACTTACTAGCGTTAAATGCATCAATTGAAGCGGCAAGAGCTGGAGAACATGGACGTGGATTTGCGGTCGTTGCTCAAGAAGTTGCAAAACTTGCTGAACGTTCTCAATCCAATGCAGGCACAATCGCAAAAATTGTGAAGGATGCCGGGATCAAAATCAATGAAGGAACCAGATACTCAAAAGAAGTCAAAACCCAAGTGGAAAGCCAGAACCAAGAATTACTTCGAATCGAAAGCGAAATTTTAAGTTTAGAAGGTCATGTCACGGACCAACAGAACTTAAATTCACAACTGAGACTTACCTTTTCCGAATTACATGTTCTATCCGAACAAATTGGTGTGATTGCGCAAGAACAGATGTCCGGTAGTAAAGAAATCAGTCATGCAGTTACCGTCATAGATGAAACCACTCAAAAACTTGCGGATTCGGTCCAACTTCTTTATGAGGAAATCAATGCCATCCATACCCAATCCAAACAGCTAACTTCGAACTAA
- a CDS encoding SGNH/GDSL hydrolase family protein, translated as MKHLAKLWLLLFLVFESCVIFQATKVPTNNLKAVVETKSNKSPKIVFLGDSITHGRVSYDYVASIAKHPSLADYQIINEGINSRLTDQILEQLENLKQLNPDIVFLLIGTNDLKATLSEEEYNRYANLWKLKDPVTEESFVRNLTKIIQTIQKDTKTKLVVFSPPVLGEDPNSIPFQRSKRFAELTKQVVTKEKAIYKPLHETLSKGLDESKLNVKKPYIQSTWGMYWTILKYYSSTSSWNDLGDSNGYYYLTDAIHLNERGGKILEDMALEEILVGKR; from the coding sequence ATGAAACACCTAGCAAAACTCTGGCTTCTCTTATTTTTAGTATTTGAGTCCTGCGTAATTTTCCAAGCAACAAAAGTTCCAACAAACAATCTCAAGGCGGTAGTTGAAACAAAATCAAACAAAAGTCCGAAGATTGTATTTCTCGGCGATAGCATCACTCACGGTCGTGTCAGTTACGATTATGTAGCTTCCATTGCAAAACACCCTTCTTTAGCAGATTACCAAATCATCAACGAAGGAATTAATAGTCGTTTGACAGATCAAATTCTTGAACAACTTGAGAATTTAAAACAACTCAATCCTGATATTGTTTTCCTTCTGATTGGAACCAACGATTTAAAAGCCACACTTTCGGAAGAAGAATACAATCGATATGCAAACCTTTGGAAACTAAAAGATCCAGTGACAGAAGAAAGTTTTGTTCGCAACCTAACCAAGATCATCCAAACAATCCAAAAAGATACCAAAACCAAACTAGTTGTTTTTTCTCCACCCGTTTTGGGAGAGGACCCAAACTCCATTCCATTCCAAAGATCAAAAAGATTTGCAGAACTTACCAAACAAGTGGTCACCAAAGAAAAAGCGATTTACAAACCACTTCATGAAACACTTTCCAAAGGATTGGATGAATCCAAACTGAATGTAAAGAAACCTTATATTCAAAGCACTTGGGGAATGTATTGGACAATTTTGAAATACTATTCTTCCACTTCCAGTTGGAATGATTTAGGTGATTCCAACGGATATTATTATTTAACTGATGCCATTCATTTGAATGAACGCGGAGGAAAAATTCTAGAAGATATGGCCTTAGAAGAAATCCTTGTCGGAAAAAGATAA
- a CDS encoding TetR/AcrR family transcriptional regulator, which yields MASKTAGRPRSEDLEPLVLKTTYEMLAKKGYHGFSIDDIVQETGVAKTTIYRRWPNKANLAMSTVTHMISPYLEFPKEVPFEKALLEQMEALSGVFTGKFGRVISTLIGAGQQDNELSESILENYLLPRRDAAKQFFRFAISSKQIQVLSDEEIDVCMDILYGSLYFRLLLKHEKPDFQNLKPWLERFLRTLK from the coding sequence ATGGCTTCAAAAACTGCGGGTCGCCCCAGATCGGAAGATTTAGAACCCTTGGTCTTAAAAACAACATATGAAATGTTAGCAAAGAAAGGGTATCATGGTTTTTCCATCGATGATATTGTCCAAGAAACCGGAGTCGCCAAAACCACCATTTACAGAAGATGGCCTAACAAAGCAAATTTAGCGATGAGCACAGTCACTCATATGATTTCACCTTATTTGGAATTCCCAAAAGAAGTACCTTTTGAAAAAGCACTCTTGGAACAAATGGAAGCTCTCTCTGGCGTATTCACTGGAAAATTTGGACGAGTGATTTCCACCCTCATTGGTGCTGGGCAACAAGATAACGAACTTTCCGAATCAATTTTAGAAAATTATTTACTCCCCAGAAGAGATGCAGCCAAACAATTTTTTCGTTTTGCCATTTCATCCAAACAAATTCAAGTTTTGTCAGACGAGGAAATTGATGTCTGTATGGACATCCTTTATGGATCCTTATATTTTCGTTTGTTACTGAAACATGAAAAACCAGATTTCCAAAATCTAAAACCTTGGTTAGAAAGATTTTTACGAACTCTCAAGTAG
- a CDS encoding nuclear transport factor 2 family protein — MKPVLVLATLLLGSVGLFAKSASPTGEKVLETFFNEFGKGNAAGVLNCFHPQTIITAVRNENRSENQLYGTYNGIAGAEEFLKNMGSQLDTKRFQVDQIVGKKDWVFASGNFLHTIKQTGKPFESEWALKVQIKDGKILSYHFYEDSATFVVASKK, encoded by the coding sequence ATGAAACCAGTTTTGGTACTAGCAACTTTGTTATTAGGAAGTGTTGGATTGTTTGCAAAATCTGCATCACCTACCGGGGAAAAGGTTTTAGAAACCTTTTTTAACGAATTTGGAAAAGGAAACGCAGCAGGGGTGTTGAATTGTTTTCACCCGCAAACAATCATTACAGCCGTTCGTAATGAAAATCGCAGTGAGAATCAATTGTATGGAACTTACAATGGCATTGCCGGTGCCGAGGAGTTTTTAAAGAATATGGGTTCCCAGTTGGATACAAAAAGGTTCCAAGTGGATCAGATTGTAGGTAAAAAAGATTGGGTGTTCGCAAGTGGAAATTTTTTGCATACCATCAAACAAACAGGCAAACCTTTTGAAAGTGAATGGGCATTGAAGGTGCAAATCAAAGATGGAAAAATTCTTTCCTATCACTTTTATGAAGATAGTGCTACTTTTGTGGTGGCTTCTAAAAAATAA
- a CDS encoding AraC family transcriptional regulator produces the protein MPKPPNLYPVWNKLEKQLDETIGLNQVAFFTGYSDWHFHRLFKSIQGENVKEYIRRLRLEKAAYELKITNFPILEIAIETGFLSHEAFSKAFKRVIGSTPSEFRKQFQKKKNIKKKTNHLTIPDGISKFGFQIKIISTFLIVYVRHIGSYEELPGPLAGTKEVLSLQSLIQNWSSSHSNHKWIGISQDDPEISPKGKIRFDLGITAGSSQNPIPEGFGIGSIPGGKYLQIRYQGSYHNLPKIYNWILNDYMKTTSYKLKNQPPWECYLNPFEKEDDKRITDIYIPIQ, from the coding sequence GTGCCGAAACCACCTAACCTCTATCCTGTTTGGAACAAATTAGAAAAACAATTGGATGAGACCATTGGTCTGAACCAAGTTGCTTTTTTTACAGGTTATAGTGATTGGCATTTCCATAGATTATTTAAATCCATCCAAGGGGAAAACGTCAAAGAATACATTCGCAGGTTACGTTTAGAAAAAGCAGCTTACGAATTAAAAATTACAAACTTCCCCATTTTAGAAATAGCGATCGAAACAGGTTTTTTATCTCACGAAGCTTTTTCAAAAGCATTCAAACGAGTGATTGGTTCTACTCCCTCCGAGTTTCGAAAACAGTTCCAAAAGAAAAAAAATATAAAAAAGAAAACAAACCACCTAACAATCCCCGATGGTATTTCAAAATTCGGATTTCAAATCAAAATCATTTCTACTTTTCTGATTGTTTATGTCCGCCATATAGGAAGTTACGAAGAACTTCCTGGACCACTTGCGGGGACTAAGGAAGTTCTCTCCTTACAATCTTTAATCCAAAATTGGAGTTCTTCCCATTCAAATCACAAATGGATCGGCATTAGCCAAGATGACCCAGAGATTTCACCCAAAGGAAAAATACGTTTTGATTTGGGAATTACTGCGGGTTCTTCACAAAATCCAATTCCAGAAGGATTTGGAATTGGGTCCATACCGGGTGGAAAATATTTACAAATCCGGTACCAAGGTAGTTACCATAATTTACCCAAAATTTATAACTGGATTTTGAATGATTACATGAAAACAACATCCTACAAATTAAAAAACCAACCACCTTGGGAATGTTACTTGAATCCTTTTGAAAAGGAGGATGATAAACGCATAACGGATATCTATATTCCTATCCAGTGA
- a CDS encoding VOC family protein, which translates to MEFQQIQTGIITEKLEETKVFYEKWLGLITKFESDWFVLLCLPNRPEVELAIMKPNQPQVRKPYFQNSYQGKGIWFIFESKDVTKEFEKMKQNKAPIDLTLTTEEWGDVHFTLVDPNGIGIDIVQTEIQTKI; encoded by the coding sequence ATGGAATTCCAACAAATCCAAACTGGGATCATCACTGAAAAACTAGAGGAAACAAAAGTATTTTACGAAAAATGGTTAGGCTTAATCACAAAATTTGAATCGGATTGGTTTGTATTACTTTGTTTACCAAATCGCCCTGAGGTAGAATTGGCAATCATGAAACCAAACCAACCACAGGTGAGAAAACCCTATTTCCAAAATTCTTACCAAGGAAAGGGGATTTGGTTTATTTTTGAATCAAAAGATGTAACAAAAGAATTTGAGAAAATGAAACAAAACAAAGCACCCATCGACCTAACTCTCACTACTGAGGAATGGGGAGATGTCCACTTTACCTTAGTGGATCCAAATGGAATTGGAATTGATATTGTTCAAACAGAAATTCAAACTAAAATTTAG
- a CDS encoding DUF6544 family protein yields the protein MSLSTFKQSKTILFSCSMSLIFLLGCNPVQNSFFLRVDKEFSTQPYGTVTILREAEIQHMPSPVRKYLKYTGVIGKNKVQNVRIVFDELMYKNPEAKPMVSSSEQYNFFLHPARHFYMKASMMGIPFRVLHSYSEEKATMLVRVASLFNAVDLDNEELTMAETVTVLNDLCLFAPAALIDRRISWEANGPLSAKVFFKNGKYRVSAVLIFNELGELVEFISDDRSALQDDGSLRKARWSTPVKDYKELNGIKVPTYGEAIWKYPEGDYTYGKFFLKNIEYNVKNRYP from the coding sequence ATGTCTCTATCTACATTCAAACAATCAAAAACTATTTTGTTCTCTTGTAGCATGAGTCTTATTTTTCTCCTTGGGTGCAATCCTGTTCAAAATTCCTTTTTTCTAAGAGTGGATAAAGAGTTTTCTACCCAACCATATGGAACAGTGACAATCCTTCGTGAAGCGGAAATTCAACATATGCCATCTCCCGTTCGCAAATATTTAAAATACACTGGTGTCATTGGAAAAAATAAAGTTCAAAATGTACGAATTGTTTTTGATGAATTGATGTATAAAAATCCGGAAGCGAAGCCGATGGTTTCCTCGTCTGAGCAGTATAACTTTTTTTTACATCCTGCGCGCCATTTTTATATGAAGGCAAGTATGATGGGAATTCCTTTTCGTGTCCTTCATTCTTATTCTGAGGAAAAGGCGACGATGTTAGTTCGTGTTGCTTCACTTTTTAATGCCGTTGATTTAGATAATGAAGAGTTAACAATGGCAGAAACTGTCACCGTGTTAAACGATCTTTGTTTATTTGCCCCCGCCGCATTGATTGACCGAAGGATCTCTTGGGAGGCAAACGGTCCTTTGTCTGCGAAGGTTTTTTTTAAAAATGGGAAGTATCGAGTATCTGCAGTCCTCATTTTTAATGAGTTAGGTGAGTTGGTTGAGTTTATATCAGATGACAGGTCTGCACTTCAAGATGATGGTTCTTTAAGGAAAGCACGTTGGTCCACTCCAGTAAAAGATTATAAAGAATTGAATGGAATTAAGGTGCCCACTTATGGAGAAGCCATCTGGAAGTATCCAGAAGGTGACTATACATACGGAAAGTTCTTCTTAAAAAATATCGAATACAATGTAAAAAATCGTTATCCGTAA
- a CDS encoding TPM domain-containing protein, whose translation MNLKIKLTIYVFFVIFFLFCQKKEEVDGTIYFSDKASVLNSDFVRKKNEYLKSLKQADNIDIRVLVIPSTGQFTIEDFSLAAFEQYKIGGDLNNGIFVLIATEDKKLRIATGTGIELIVPDDFASQIIKEMIVYLPRNDLENAVNVAINRLHEKAKSVPWTTESKNIEKITSDDLNKIFEIKGEYISKRKTLESFAVKYRTDYFANVKVKNKNVLVFENQYLKNMIKLEKSRKATMLVRLISLEPETYQLLNIK comes from the coding sequence ATGAATCTAAAAATCAAATTAACTATATATGTTTTCTTCGTTATTTTTTTTCTCTTTTGTCAAAAGAAAGAAGAGGTAGATGGAACGATCTATTTTTCTGATAAAGCTTCTGTACTAAATTCGGATTTTGTTAGGAAAAAAAATGAATATTTAAAGAGTTTAAAGCAAGCTGATAATATAGACATAAGGGTTTTAGTGATTCCTTCCACTGGGCAATTTACCATCGAAGATTTTTCTTTGGCAGCTTTTGAACAATATAAAATTGGTGGTGACTTGAATAACGGGATTTTTGTGCTAATTGCAACTGAGGATAAAAAACTGCGAATTGCTACCGGAACAGGGATTGAATTAATTGTTCCGGACGATTTTGCCTCGCAGATTATTAAAGAGATGATTGTTTATTTGCCTAGAAACGATCTTGAAAATGCCGTCAATGTTGCGATCAATAGATTACATGAAAAAGCAAAGTCCGTTCCTTGGACTACTGAAAGCAAAAACATTGAAAAAATTACATCAGATGATTTAAATAAGATATTCGAAATTAAGGGAGAATACATTTCGAAACGAAAAACATTAGAATCTTTTGCAGTGAAATATCGGACAGATTATTTTGCTAATGTAAAAGTTAAAAACAAAAACGTTTTGGTTTTTGAAAATCAGTATCTAAAGAATATGATAAAATTGGAAAAGAGTAGAAAGGCGACTATGTTAGTTAGGCTGATCAGTTTGGAACCGGAAACGTATCAATTGCTAAATATCAAATAG
- a CDS encoding ankyrin repeat domain-containing protein, whose protein sequence is MTDAVDLDNIELVKKAVAQDEKSIDAKDKNGFTPLMSAVINGNVDLVKFLESNGCSATLNQ, encoded by the coding sequence ATCACAGATGCAGTTGATTTAGATAATATTGAATTAGTTAAAAAAGCTGTAGCGCAGGATGAAAAAAGTATCGATGCTAAAGATAAAAATGGATTCACCCCATTGATGTCCGCAGTCATCAATGGGAATGTGGATTTGGTAAAATTCCTTGAATCAAACGGTTGTTCTGCTACTTTAAATCAATGA
- a CDS encoding energy transducer TonB, with protein sequence MNEKGIFKKAQIILGKNPLFGEKALEIVKKIRFKPALKNGIPVKSSHRIPNHFSFD encoded by the coding sequence ATCAATGAGAAAGGAATCTTTAAAAAAGCTCAAATCATCTTAGGAAAAAATCCGCTGTTTGGAGAAAAGGCTTTAGAAATAGTTAAGAAAATTCGATTCAAACCTGCGTTAAAGAATGGAATACCAGTTAAAAGTAGTCACAGAATCCCAAATCATTTTTCATTCGATTAA
- the rpsB gene encoding 30S ribosomal protein S2, whose translation MSVISMKSLLEAGVHFGHQTRRWNPKMSPYVYTARNGIHIIDLQKTVQKTKEAYDALKKLTGQGKKVLFVGTKKQARGAIERAAQACSMYYVSNRWLGGLLTNWNTVKKSIARLKRLEQMEENNSFEQEARTKKEALSLKRELEKLRQTLGGIKDMAVVPEILFVIDPKKEEIAVKEAKKLGLKVFAVIDTNCDPEPIDYPIPGNDDAIRAISLFLDTMANAVLEGTGGEVIQTNFAEDMDAEQLALEYQGEYDESGKFIMDDELPPVAKDIPVDAEAAKKAAETAAEVKPTTEG comes from the coding sequence ATGTCAGTAATTTCCATGAAAAGTCTGCTAGAAGCAGGCGTACACTTCGGTCACCAAACACGTCGTTGGAATCCAAAAATGAGTCCTTATGTTTATACGGCTCGTAACGGAATTCATATCATCGACCTTCAAAAGACTGTTCAAAAAACAAAAGAAGCTTACGACGCTTTGAAAAAACTTACCGGTCAAGGTAAGAAGGTTCTATTTGTAGGAACTAAAAAACAAGCTCGTGGCGCGATTGAAAGAGCCGCACAAGCGTGCAGTATGTACTATGTATCTAACCGTTGGTTAGGTGGACTTTTGACTAACTGGAACACAGTGAAGAAGTCAATTGCTCGTTTGAAAAGACTAGAGCAAATGGAAGAGAACAACTCTTTCGAACAAGAAGCTAGAACTAAAAAAGAAGCACTTTCACTCAAACGTGAGCTAGAAAAACTCCGCCAAACACTTGGTGGAATTAAAGATATGGCAGTTGTGCCAGAAATTCTTTTTGTGATCGATCCTAAAAAAGAAGAAATTGCTGTGAAAGAAGCTAAAAAACTTGGTTTGAAAGTGTTCGCAGTGATTGATACAAACTGTGATCCAGAACCAATCGATTACCCAATTCCAGGTAACGATGATGCAATCCGTGCAATTTCTTTATTCCTTGATACTATGGCAAATGCTGTACTCGAAGGAACAGGTGGAGAAGTCATCCAAACTAATTTTGCTGAAGATATGGACGCAGAACAACTTGCTCTTGAATACCAAGGTGAGTATGATGAGTCTGGAAAATTCATTATGGACGATGAACTTCCTCCAGTTGCAAAAGACATCCCTGTTGATGCAGAAGCTGCTAAAAAAGCAGCGGAAACAGCAGCAGAAGTAAAACCTACTACAGAAGGATAA
- the tsf gene encoding translation elongation factor Ts yields the protein MAVSSEQIKDLRERTGAGMMDCKKALEEKGGDIEKAVTYLREKGLAKAAKRAGRETGEGKVIAYIHGTGKTGVLVELNCETDFVANNEAFEALGKEIALQITAMNPLYVNEESIPQSEIDNEMSVQKALLEKEGKKADQIEKILPGKMKKYFEEICLIHQKSIRDNSKTINDLLQEAIAKFGENITVGRFSRFQVGGN from the coding sequence ATGGCAGTTAGCTCCGAACAAATCAAAGATCTCCGCGAACGTACTGGCGCGGGGATGATGGACTGCAAAAAAGCCCTCGAAGAAAAGGGTGGCGATATTGAAAAAGCGGTTACATACTTAAGAGAAAAAGGTTTAGCGAAGGCAGCAAAACGTGCTGGTCGTGAAACTGGTGAAGGAAAAGTCATCGCTTACATTCACGGAACAGGAAAAACAGGAGTTCTTGTCGAACTCAACTGTGAAACTGACTTCGTTGCAAACAATGAAGCGTTTGAAGCTCTTGGCAAAGAGATCGCACTTCAAATCACTGCGATGAACCCACTTTACGTAAACGAGGAATCCATTCCTCAGTCAGAAATTGACAATGAGATGAGTGTGCAAAAAGCTCTTCTTGAAAAAGAAGGGAAAAAAGCAGACCAAATCGAAAAAATCCTTCCTGGTAAAATGAAAAAATACTTTGAAGAGATTTGTCTCATCCACCAAAAATCGATTCGTGACAACTCCAAAACCATCAATGACCTTCTCCAAGAAGCCATTGCGAAGTTTGGAGAGAACATTACTGTTGGTAGGTTCTCGAGGTTCCAAGTAGGTGGGAACTAG